Proteins from a genomic interval of Trifolium pratense cultivar HEN17-A07 linkage group LG6, ARS_RC_1.1, whole genome shotgun sequence:
- the LOC123889849 gene encoding alpha-L-arabinofuranosidase 1-like isoform X2, with protein METIIEANATNHNSSLQITTSNRGVVWLDQVSAMPLDTYKGHGFRSDLFQMVANLKPKFFRFPGGCFVEGNYLKNAFRWKDIVGPWEERPGHFNDVWGYWTDDGFGFFEGLQLSEDLGAFPVWVFNNGISHNDQVNTTAISPFVQEALDGIEFARGSPTSQWGSLRASMGHPEPFDLRFVGVGNEDCGKYNYLGNYLKFYEAIKRTYPDIQIISNCDGSDQPLNHPADLYDFHIYANSKDMFSKYTKFDNAPRSGPKAFVSEYAVQKEDAGAGSLLAAVAEAAFLIGLEKNSDIVQMVAYAPLFLNTNDRRWIPDAIVFNSYQNYGTPSYWLQQLFIDSSGAILLNSTLHNSSSSIVASAIEYKNSQDGKNYLKVKVVNFGNTIENIGISIHGLNSSVQPFGSSMTVLTSPNIMDENSFSKPNKIVPQGTSLENASKDMNVGLLPYSITSFDLLI; from the exons ATGGAGACAATTATTGAAGCTAATGCTACAAATCATAATTCAAGTCTACAAATAACAACAAGCAATAGAGGAGTCGTATGGTTAGATCAAGTGTCAGCCATGCCTTTGGATACATATAAG GGTCATGGTTTTCGAAGTGACCTTTTCCAAATGGTGGCAAATCTGAAGCCAAAATTTTTTAGGTTCCCAG GTGGTTGTTTTGTTGAAGGAAATTATCTGAAAAATGCTTTTAGGTGGAAAGATATTGTTGGACCCTGGGAAGAAAGACCTGGCCACTTTAATGACGTATGGGGATATTGGACTGATGATGGATTTGGTTTTTTTGAGGGACTCCAA CTATCAGAGGATCTTGGTGCATTTCCAGTTTGGGTGTTTAACAATG GTATTAGCCACAATGATCAAGTTAATACGACTGCAATTTCACCATTTGTGCAA GAAGCCCTAGATGGTATTGAGTTTGCTAGAGGTTCTCCCACATCACAATGGGGTTCTCTTAGAGCTTCCATGGGACATCCTGAGCcatttgatttaagatttgttgGTGTTGGAAATGAAGATTGTGGTAAATATAACTATCTAG GAAACTACTTGAAGTTCTACGAAGCAATAAAACGTACTTATCCTGATattcaaattatttcaaattgTGACGGTTCCGATCAACCACTAAATCATCCAGCAGATCTCTATGATTTCCat attTATGCAAATTCTAAGGACATGTTTTCCAAGTACACCAAGTTCGATAACGCTCCACGATCCGGTCCAAAG GCATTTGTTAGTGAGTATGCTGTTCAAAAGGAAGATGCCGGTGCTGGAAGCCTTTTGGCAGCTGTGGCTGAAGCTGCATTCCTTATTGGACTTGAAAAGAATAG TGATATTGTCCAAATGGTTGCCTATGCACCCCTGTTTCTGAACACAAATGATAGGAG GTGGATACCAGATGCAATTGTTTTTAACTCTTATCAAAATTATGGAACTCCGAGTTATTGGCTCCAACAACTCTTTATTGATTCTAGTGGAGCAATCTTACTCAATTCAACTCTCCATAATTCTTCTAGCTCAATTGTTGCATCTGCAATTGAATATAAAAACTCTCAAGACGGGAAGAATTATTTAAAAGTAAAG GTAGTAAACTTTGGAAATACCATCGAAAACATTGGAATTTCAATACACGGTTTAAATTCAAGTGTTCAACCGTTTGGTTCGTCAATGACAGTACTTACATCTCCAAATATAATGGACGAGAATTCCTTCTCAAAGCCAAATAAG attgtgCCCCAAGGAACTTCACTTGAGAATGCAAGCAAGGATATGAATGTTGGACTTCTTCCTTATTCAATTACATCATTTGATCTGTTAATTTAA
- the LOC123889952 gene encoding uncharacterized protein LOC123889952, whose amino-acid sequence MKRQSSAVSPSSSRRETTPDKIHVKTIGCMSGILHLISTSNSRGHRRFLTFGKKQSKNNGSSVSVSTATANSQPEKTEKESDEVSSAVRNPKLSSEVPRSPTLPAEIRRKSSENVRETPALVARLMGLETLPASPESVVEKRQKLLGALQRCDEDLKALKKIIDSVRIPQPVSSPSPAKVKTVCEVKCSVVNGEQQQQQQQPSPVSVLDEFTRSPLSPNCHSGRYSFARIQQQKHHLLKKPGEEEISSTLYMHERMTNELLNKKVNEEDCSIMWNSKGMMRTVEEVCRDVAWGENREIGRIGLALQDCICRDLIEEIVRELGCLYTLPFESCKRRLCF is encoded by the exons ATGAAGAGACAAAGCAGCGCCGTGTCTCCGTCGTCGTCTCGGCGTGAAACCACGCCGGACAAAATTCACGTCAAGACAATCGGTTGCATGTCCGGCATTCTCCACCTCATCTCCACTTCCAATTCCCGCGGCCACCGCCGATTCCTCACATTCG GGAAGAAACAGTCTAAGAATAACGGTTCTTCCGTTTCAGTTTCAACCGCCACCGCCAATTCGCAACCGGAAAAAACGGAGAAGGAGAGTGATGAGGTTTCTTCCGCTGTGCGAAATCCGAAATTGTCGAGTGAGGTTCCGAGGAGTCCGACATTACCGGCGGAGATTCGCCGGAAGTCTTCGGAGAATGTTCGGGAAACACCGGCGTTAGTGGCGAGGCTGATGGGACTGGAGACGCTTCCTGCATCGCCGGAATCAGTGGTTGAGAAGAGGCAGAAGCTGCTTGGCGCATTGCAGAGATGTGATGAAGATCTCAAGGCGCTGAAGAAAATCATCGACTCCGTGCGGATTCCTCAGCCGGTTTCGTCACCGTCTCCGGCGAAAGTGAAAACGGTTTGTGAGGTGAAGTGTTCGGTGGTTAACGGTGagcaacagcagcagcagcagcaaccgAGTCCTGTTTCTGTACTTGACGAGTTCACTCGTTCGCCACTCAGTCCGAATTGCCACTCTGGACGCTATTCATTTG CACGAATACAGCAACAGAAGCATCACTTACTCAAGAAGCCAGGAGAGGAAGAAATCAGCAgtacattatatatgcatgagAGAATGACAAACGAATTGCTTAATAAGAAAGTCAATGAAGAAGATTGTTCAATTATGTGGAATAGTAAAGGCATGATGAGAACTGTAGAGGAAGTGTGTAGAGATGTTGCTTGGGGAGAAAATAGAGAGATTGGAAGAATAGGGTTGGCTTTGCAGGATTGTATCTGCagagatttgattgaagaaattGTTAGAGAATTAGGATGCTTGTATACTTTGCCATTTGAGTCCTGTAAGAGAAGACTCTGCTTCTAA
- the LOC123889849 gene encoding alpha-L-arabinofuranosidase 1-like isoform X1, translated as METIIEANATNHNSSLQITTSNRGVVWLDQVSAMPLDTYKGHGFRSDLFQMVANLKPKFFRFPGGCFVEGNYLKNAFRWKDIVGPWEERPGHFNDVWGYWTDDGFGFFEGLQLSEDLGAFPVWVFNNGISHNDQVNTTAISPFVQEALDGIEFARGSPTSQWGSLRASMGHPEPFDLRFVGVGNEDCGKYNYLGNYLKFYEAIKRTYPDIQIISNCDGSDQPLNHPADLYDFHIYANSKDMFSKYTKFDNAPRSGPKAFVSEYAVQKEDAGAGSLLAAVAEAAFLIGLEKNSDIVQMVAYAPLFLNTNDRSSIVASAIEYKNSQDGKNYLKVKVVNFGNTIENIGISIHGLNSSVQPFGSSMTVLTSPNIMDENSFSKPNKIVPQGTSLENASKDMNVGLLPYSITSFDLLI; from the exons ATGGAGACAATTATTGAAGCTAATGCTACAAATCATAATTCAAGTCTACAAATAACAACAAGCAATAGAGGAGTCGTATGGTTAGATCAAGTGTCAGCCATGCCTTTGGATACATATAAG GGTCATGGTTTTCGAAGTGACCTTTTCCAAATGGTGGCAAATCTGAAGCCAAAATTTTTTAGGTTCCCAG GTGGTTGTTTTGTTGAAGGAAATTATCTGAAAAATGCTTTTAGGTGGAAAGATATTGTTGGACCCTGGGAAGAAAGACCTGGCCACTTTAATGACGTATGGGGATATTGGACTGATGATGGATTTGGTTTTTTTGAGGGACTCCAA CTATCAGAGGATCTTGGTGCATTTCCAGTTTGGGTGTTTAACAATG GTATTAGCCACAATGATCAAGTTAATACGACTGCAATTTCACCATTTGTGCAA GAAGCCCTAGATGGTATTGAGTTTGCTAGAGGTTCTCCCACATCACAATGGGGTTCTCTTAGAGCTTCCATGGGACATCCTGAGCcatttgatttaagatttgttgGTGTTGGAAATGAAGATTGTGGTAAATATAACTATCTAG GAAACTACTTGAAGTTCTACGAAGCAATAAAACGTACTTATCCTGATattcaaattatttcaaattgTGACGGTTCCGATCAACCACTAAATCATCCAGCAGATCTCTATGATTTCCat attTATGCAAATTCTAAGGACATGTTTTCCAAGTACACCAAGTTCGATAACGCTCCACGATCCGGTCCAAAG GCATTTGTTAGTGAGTATGCTGTTCAAAAGGAAGATGCCGGTGCTGGAAGCCTTTTGGCAGCTGTGGCTGAAGCTGCATTCCTTATTGGACTTGAAAAGAATAG TGATATTGTCCAAATGGTTGCCTATGCACCCCTGTTTCTGAACACAAATGATAGGAG CTCAATTGTTGCATCTGCAATTGAATATAAAAACTCTCAAGACGGGAAGAATTATTTAAAAGTAAAG GTAGTAAACTTTGGAAATACCATCGAAAACATTGGAATTTCAATACACGGTTTAAATTCAAGTGTTCAACCGTTTGGTTCGTCAATGACAGTACTTACATCTCCAAATATAATGGACGAGAATTCCTTCTCAAAGCCAAATAAG attgtgCCCCAAGGAACTTCACTTGAGAATGCAAGCAAGGATATGAATGTTGGACTTCTTCCTTATTCAATTACATCATTTGATCTGTTAATTTAA
- the LOC123891769 gene encoding uncharacterized protein LOC123891769, whose protein sequence is MRGKTPQEDLLFDPEIEKTARKNNSKNKKRKQQARQRQQQEGTSAPISPIPSIPEETMTEPGDPPTPGVCNNSPRRLAHLARPRAGARQTEMKTGFLQLLYANPFAGLPHEDPYNHLVKFDEIAGSLGATEAEEESVFQRGFPHSLIGKAKEWYLDQPTNVMTNWNTLEEKFLERFFPHHKFMEAKTSIAVFAQSTNETLNEAWERYKSMIRKCPNHGFDKLTQIHIFRNGLLQESKLLLDATAGGSLLSLSAANATAIIEKMALSDRQGERSKIQRKPGILELDTSDAVLAQNKLLTNTVEELSKQMSKLITLQEGSTKAKQVAACELCTGNHPTGHCPPSNEEVNFMGTQQRQGQYQNAGYQKGNNSNYGQGWRQDIGSSNRQRQYESYSQPPVQQTQNSNLEETLRSFIEMQTKQNQQTQVYQRGNDAVLRNLETQISQMAKEMANNKNQGGSFAANTEPNPKEQCKSITTRSGKEIGKGIGDNLRREEEVLKRKEKKEVEGSEEETEEKNKGVLVENEKHKKNENEGKVSEEKEDRNQKSKNLTTQHLPYPPVPTKKDKERQYARFLEIFKRLQINLPFSEALEQMPTYAKFMKEILTKKRNLNEEETIQLNASCSAIIQRTLPTKEKDPGRVTLPVTIGNVDVGKALIDLGSSINLIPLSVIERIGSLELRKTRMTLQLADKSIKRPTGIAEDVLVKVDKFIFPIDFVVMDIEEDDDVPLILGRSFMKTARMMIDIDDGVMKLRVQDEEVSFNLWEAMKHQKEKDVCCKLDATEEAILDVRIQMDNRSTLEQALTDAFNELDPDRENEIEDFLKKLDDFEEVSPLEAKIDELKIDSNEPKPVEVKLELKTLPSHLKYTFLEEDNKKPVIISSSLTNQEEKELIKVLKENKEAIGWALSDLKGISPSYCMHNIMMEDDYKPVAQPQRRLNPTMKEVVRKEVLKLLEAGMIYPISDSTWVSPVQVVPKKGGMTVIANDKNELIPSRIVTGWRMCIDYRRLNKATRKDHFPLPFMDQMLERLAGQEFYCFLDGYSGYNQITVNPEDHEKTAFTCPFGVFAYRRMPFGLCNAPATFQRCMQAIFSDLIEKCIEVFMDDFSVFGPSFHGCLKNLDTVLKRCVETNLVLNWEKCHFMVTEGIVLGHKISAKGIEVDKAKVEVIEKLPPPVNVKGIRSFLGHAGFYRRFIKDFSKIAKPLSNLLNKDKSFNFDNSCLNAFEELKMRLTTAPIIIAPDWTLKFELMCDASDYAVGAVLGQRKDKFFHAIHYASKVLNEAQINYATTEKELLAIVYALEKFRSYLIGSKIVVYTDHAAIKYLITKSDSKPRLIRWMLLLQEFDLEIKDKKGTENLVADHLSRLVNKEVTKHEHEVREEFPDEKLLMMQERPWFADMANYKASGLIPEDLNWHQKKKFLRNANQYVWDDPYLFKIGADNLLRRCVTTEEATSILWHCHNSPYGGHYNGERTAAKVLQSGFFWPTLFKDAYQHAQKCDKCQMTGGISKRNEMPLQNILVVEVFDCWGIDFVGPFPSSFSNEYILVAVDYVSKWVEAIASPKADGKTVIKFLKKNIFTRFGTPRVLISDGGSHFCNSQLEKALENYGVRHKVASPYHPQTNGQAEVSNREIKRILEKTVSTSRKDWSSKLDDALWAYRTAFKSPIGLTPFQMVYGKACHLPVELEHKAYWALKFLNFDPCFSGDKRKLQLHELEEMRAQAYESSKLYKEKVKSYHDKKILSKEFKPGQMVLLFNSRLKLFPGKLKSKWSGPFRIKEIKPYGAVLLEDPKTKDTWTVNGQRLKLYFGGEFDRFTTKMPLSDP, encoded by the coding sequence ATGCGAGGTAAGACTCCACAAGAGGACTTACTTTTTGATCCAGAAATAGAAAAAACTGCTCGTAAGAACaacagcaaaaacaaaaaaagaaaacaacaagcCAGACAAAGACAGCAGCAAGAAGGAACTTCTGCTCCTATTTCTCCAATACCTTCTATTCCTGAAGAAACAATGACAGAACCTGGAGATCCTCCCACCCCTGGGGTTTGTAACAACAGCCCGAGACGTTTGGCTCACTTGGCGAGACCAAGAGCTGGAGCCAGACAAACCGAAATGAAAACTGGCTTTTTGCAATTGTTATATGCTAACCCTTTTGCAGGTTTACCACATGAAGACCCATACAATCACCTTGTCAAGTTCGATGAGATAGCTGGTTCACTTGGAGCCACTGAAGCAGAGGAAGAATCAGTATTTCAAAGGGGGTTCCCACATTCGTTGATCGGTAAAGCAAAAGAATGGTACCTTGATCAACCTACTAATGTTATGACCAATTGGAATACCCTCGAGGAGAAATTTCTTGAAAGATTCTTTCCACACCATAAGTTCATGGAGGCCAAAACATCTATTGCGGTGTTCGCTCAAAGTACAAATGAAACTCTAAATGAAGCCTGGGAACGTTACAAATCTATGATACGTAAATGCCCTAACCATGGATTTGATAAACTAAcccaaattcatattttcagAAATGGTCTTTTGCAGGAATCAAAGCTCCTTTTAGATGCAACAGCAGGTGGTTCTCTTTTATCATTAAGTGCTGCAAATGCTACAGCAATCATTGAAAAGATGGCACTCAGTGATCGACAAGGTGAACGCAGCAAAATTCAAAGGAAGCCAGGAATTCTTGAACTCGACACATCAGATGCTGTTTTGGCTCAAAATAAACTTCTTACCAACACGGTGGAGGAGTTATCTAAACAAATGTCAAAGTTGATAACTCTTCAAGAAGGGTCGACAAAAGCTAAACAGGTTGCAGCATGTGAGTTATGTACCGGAAACCATCCAACAGGTCATTGTCCTCCATCTAACGAGGAAGTGAATTTTATGGGAACTCAACAAAGGCAAGGTCAGTACCAAAATGCTGgctatcaaaaaggtaacaacTCAAACTATGGTCAAGGTTGGAGGCAAGATATTGGCTCATCAAATAGGCAAAGACAATATGAAAGTTACAGTCAACCACCGGTACaacaaactcaaaattcaaatttggaagaaactttgagatcattcatagagatgcaaaccaaacaaaatcaacaaactCAAGTCTACCAAAGAGGCAATGATGCGGTGTTAAGAAATCTTGAGACTCAGATTAGTCAAATGGCAAAAGAAATGGCCAATAACAAAAATCAAGGAGGATCGTTTGCAGCCAACACTGAACCAAATCCAAAAGAGCAATGCAAGTCAATAACAACTAGAAGTGGAAAGGAGATTGGTAAGGGTATTGGTGATAACTTGAGAAGAGAGGAGGAggttttaaaaagaaaagaaaaaaaggaagtAGAAGGAAGTGAGgaagaaacagaagaaaaaaataaaggagtattagttgaaaatgaaaaacataaaaaaaatgagaatgaaGGGAAGGTTAGTGAGGAGAAGGAAGACAGAAATCAGAAGTCAAAGAATCTAACTACTCAGCACTTGCCTTATCCTCCAGTTCCAACAAAGAAGGACAAAGAAAGGCAATATGCAAGGTTTTtagaaattttcaaaagattGCAAATTAATCTTCCATTTTCCGAAGCCTTGGAACAAATGCCCACATATGCAAAATTCATGAAAGAAATTCTGACAAAGAAGAGAAATCTTAATGAGGAAGAAACTATCCAGTTAAATGCTAGCTGTAGTGCTATTATTCAAAGGACCCTGCCAACAAAAGAGAAGGATCCAGGAAGAGTTACATTACCTGTCACAATAGGTAATGTGGATGTTGGAAAAGCTCTCATTGATCTGGGTTCTAGCATTAATCTTATTCCCTTATCGGTAATTGAAAGAATTGGAAGTTTGGaattaagaaaaacaagaaTGACATTACAGCTGGCTGACAAGTCTATTAAGCGTCCAACAGGAATTGCTGAGGATGTGCTAGTAAAAGTGGACAAGTTTATATTCCCAATAGACTTTGTCGTGATGGATatagaagaagatgatgatgtgcCATTGATCCTGGGTAGATCTTTCATGAAAACTGCACGTATGATGATTGATATCGATGACGGGGTAATGAAGTTAAGAGTTCAAGATGAGGAGGTTAGCTTTAATTTATGGGAAGCCATGAAGcatcaaaaagagaaagatgtcTGTTGTAAGCTCGATGCTACTGAAGAAGCTATTCTTGATGTAAGAATACAAATGGACAACCGCTCGACTCTTGAACAAGCCTTGACTGATGCGTTCAATGAACTTGATCCAGACAGAGAGAATgaaattgaagattttttgaaaaagcttgatgattttgaagaagtATCTCCTCTTGAAGCCAAAATAGATGAATTGAAGATTGATTCAAATGAACCAAAACCGGTGGAAGTAAAGCTCGAATTAAAGACATTGCCGTCACACTTGAAGTATACCTTTCTTGAAGAAGATAACAAGAAGCCGGTGATTATCAGTAGTTCATTGACAAATCAAGAAGAGAAGGAGTTGATCAaagttttgaaagaaaataaagaagcaATTGGGTGGGCTTTATCTGACTTAAAAGGTATTAGTCCATCCTATTGTATGCACAACATCATGATGGAAGATGACTATAAGCCCGTGGCACAGCCTCAACGTCGTCTGAATCCAACAATGAAAGAGGTTGTGAGAAAAGAAGTTTTAAAGTTGCTTGAAGCTGGCATGATTTATCCAATTTCAGATAGCACCTGGGTAAGTCCAGTCCAAGTAGTTCCAAAGAAAGGAGGGATGACGGTGATCGCAAATGACAAAAATGAGTTGATCCCTTCAAGAATAGTTACGGGGTGGAGAATGTGCATTGATTATCGGAGACTCAATAAAGCCACCAGAAAAGACCATTTTCCATTACCATTCATGGACCAGATGCTTGAAAGATTGGCAGGACAAGAATTCTATTGTTTTTTAGATGGTTATTCGGGGTACAATCAGATCACAGTCAATCCCGAAGATCACGAGAAAACAGCCTTCACATGTCCCTTTGGTGTCTTTGCGTACAGACGAATGCCATTCGGGTTGTGTAACGCTCCAGCAACATTTCAAAGATGTATGCAAGCTATTTTTTCTGATTTGATTGAGAAATGCATTGAAGTGTTTATGGATGATTTCTCGGTGTTTGGCCCCTCTTTTCATGgctgtttgaagaatttggaCACCGTTCTGAAGCGATGTGTGGAAACTAACTTGGTTCTTAATTGGGAGAAGTGTCACTTCATGGTAACGGAAGGCATCGTGTTAGGCCACAAAATTTCTGCAAAAGGTATTGAGGTGGATAAGGCAAAAGTTGAAGTAATTGAAAAGCTTCCACCACCAGTCAATGTGAAAGGAATCAGAAGTTTTCTTGGCCATGCAGGATTCTACCGGCGATTCATCAAAGACTTCTCCAAAATTGCAAAGCCTTTAAGCAACCTGCTTAATAAAGATAAGTCTTTTAACTTTGATAACTCTTGTTTAAATGcttttgaagaattaaaaatGAGATTGACCACTGCACCCATAATCATAGCACCCGATTGGACACTTAAATTTGAACTTATGTGCGATGCTAGTGATTATGCGGTTGGTGCAGTCCTTGGTCAAAGAAAGGACAAATTTTTTCATGCTATACACTATGCAAGCAAAGTACTAAATGAAGCTCAAATTAATTATGCAACAACAGAAAAAGAATTGCTTGCAATAGTGTATGCGCTGGAAAAATTTCGTTCTTATTTAATTGGTTCAAAAATTGTTGTATACACTGACCATGCAGCTATCAAGTATCTCATCACAAAATCTGATTCCAAGCCAAGACTCATTAGATGGATGCTCTTGTTGCAAGAGTTTGATCTTGAGATCAAAGATAAGAAAGGTACAGAAAATTTGGTAGCTGATCATTTGTCAAGATTGGTGAACAAAGAGGTGACCAAGCATGAGCATGAAGTTCGTGAGGAGTTTCCAGATGAAAAATTACTAATGATGCAGGAAAGGCCGTGGTTTGCTGACATGGCTAATTATAAAGCTTCTGGATTGATTCCGGAAGATTTAAATTGGcatcaaaagaagaaattccTCCGTAATGCAAATCAATATGTTTGGGACGATCCGTATCTGTTCAAAATAGGAGCTGATAACTTGTTAAGAAGATGCGTTACTACTGAGGAGGCCACTAGCATTCTATGGCATTGCCACAATTCACCATATGGGGGTCATTACAATGGAGAAAGGACAGCTGCAAAAGTGTTACAATCAGGGTTCTTTTGGCCAACATTGTTTAAAGATGCATATCAACATGCTCAGAAATGTGACAAATGTCAAATGACGGGTGGAATTTCAAAACGGAATGAAATGCCATTACAAAACATTCTTGTGGTTGAGGTGTTTGATTGTTGGGGCATTGACTTTGTCGGCCCATTTCCTTCATCATTCTCAAACGAATATATACTTGTGGCAGTAGATTATGTATCAAAGTGGGTTGAAGCAATTGCATCACCTAAAGCTGACGGCAAGACGGTgataaaatttctcaaaaagAACATTTTTACTCGCTTTGGAACTCCTCGGGTGCTCATAAGTGACGGAGGGTCACATTTTTGTAATTCACAACTGGAGAAAGCCCTTGAAAACTATGGAGTCAGACACAAGGTTGCATCCCCATACCATCCGCAAACAAATGGGCAGGCAGAAGTTTCAAACCGTGAGATAAAACGGATTCTTGAAAAGACGGTTTCTACATCAAGAAAGGATTGGTCTTCAAAACTTGATGATGCATTGTGGGCATACAGAACTGCTTTCAAGTCACCAATAGGTCTCACCCCTTTCCAGATGGTATACGGCAAAGCATGTCACCTGCCAGTCGAGTTGGAACATAAAGCCTATTGGGCTTTGAAATTTCTTAACTTTGATCCATGTTTTTCAGGAGATAAGAGAAAATTGCAGCTACATGAACTTGAGGAAATGAGAGCTCAAGCTTATGAGTCCTCCAAATTGTATAAAGAAAAAGTCAAGAGTTACcatgataaaaaaattctcaGTAAAGAATTCAAGCCCGGGCAAATGGTTCTTTTGTTCAATTCAAGATTAAAATTGTTTCCCgggaaattaaaatcaaaatggtCCGGACCTTTTAGAATCAAAGAAATAAAACCCTATGGTGCAGTTCTTTTGGAGGATCCAAAGACAAAGGATACATGGACTGTCAATGGACAAAGGCTCAAGCTCTATTTTGGTGGCGAATTTGATCGGTTCACCACAAAAATGCCACTTTCCGATCCATAA